The stretch of DNA CGCCACGTTCCGCTCCTTATACCGGCTTCTTGAACAGCGTCGCCACACGCTGCACGTCGACCTTGATGCCCGGGCTCATCGTGGACGAGACCGTGATGGACCGGAGGTACTGGCCCTTGGCCGCGGCAGGCTTGGCGCGGACAATGGCCTCGAGCAGGGCGAGCGCGTTGGCGGAGATCTGCTCCTTCGAGAAGGAGCGCTTCCCAACCGGCACGTGCACGTTGCCGGCCTTGTCCACGCGGAACTCGACCTTGCCCGCCTTGGCCTCGCGCACCGCGCGCCCGATGTCGAAGGTCACGGTGCCGAGCTTCGGGTTCGGCATGAGCCCGCGTGGGCCCAGCACCTTGCCGAGCCGGCCCACCTGGCCCATGAGATCGGGGGTGGCGATGGTGGAGTCGAACTCGAGCCAGCCGCCCTGCACCCGCTCCACGAGATCCTCGGCGCCGACCACGTCCGCGCCCGCCTCGCGCGCCTCGCGCTCCTTCTCGCCCTTGGCGAACACCGCCACCCGCACCGACTTGCCGATGCCGTGCGGCAGCACCACCGCACCGCGCACCATCTGGTCGGCATGCTTGGGATCGACACCCAGGCGCAGCGACAGGTCCACCGTCTCGTCGAACTTGGCGCGCGGGAGCTTGCCGAGGACGTCCATGGCCTCCTCGACGCCCAGCTCCTTCACGCCGTCGTACAGCGCGCTCGCCGCCTTCTGGCGCTTCGTCAGTGCCGGCATGTCAAACCACCTCGATGCCCATGCTGCGGGCGGTGCCTTCGACGGTGCGCATGGCCGACTCGATGGAGTCGGTGTTGAGGTCCACCAGCTTGGTCTGGGCGATTTCCCGGACCTGCGCCTTGGTGACCTTGCCGATCTTGTCCTTGTGCGGAACCGCAGAGGCCTTCGCGATCCCCGCCGCCCGCTTCAGGAGCACCGCCGCCGGGGGCGTCTTCACGACGAACGTGAACGAGCGATCCTGGTATATCGTCACCACCACCGGGAGGATCAGCCCCTCCTGGCTGTTCGTCTGCGCGTTGAAGCCCTTGCAGAACTCCATGATGTTGACCCCGTGCTGACCGAGCGCGGGTCCCACCGGCGGCGAGGGGTTGGCCTTCCCCGCCGGGATCTGGAGCTTCACCATCGCCTGAACCTTCTTCGCCATGTCAGAGCCTTTCGACCTGGTAGTACTCGAGCTCCACGGGCGTCATGCGCCCGAAGATGGCCACCATGACCTTGAGCTTCCCGCGCTCCGGGTTGAGATCGTCGATGGAGCCCTGGAAGTTCACGAACGGCCCCTCGATGACACGCACCTTGTCGCCCTTCTGGAACGTCGACTTGAGCTTCGGCTTCTCCGCGCCCTCCTCCATCTGGCGGAGGATCCCGTCGACCTCGTCGGCGGGCAGGGGCACCGGCTTGGCCCCCGAGCCCACGAACCCCGTCACCTTCGGCGTCGAGCGCACGAGGTGCCAGGTGTCGTCGGTGAGCTCCATCTCCACGAGGAGGTAGCCGGGGAAGAACTTCTGCTCGATCTCGATCTTCTTGCTCTTCCGGATCTCCCGCACCTTCTCCGTCGGCACCACGACGCGACCGATCATCTCGGACAGGCCGAAGATCTTGGCGCGCGACTCGATCGCCTGCGCCACCTTGTTCTCGAATCCCGAGTAGGTGTGCACGACGAACCACTGCTTAGGCTTGGTCGTGGTCTCGGACTCACTCATTTCAGGATCTTCTCCACGATGCGCGAGAGCCCGATGTCCACGGCGCCCAGGAAGAAGGCCAGCACGAACACCACCACCACCACGACCACGGTGGAATTCGCCACGTCGGCGCGGCTCGGCCACGTGACCCGCCGGAACTCCGCCGCCACCTCGCGGAAAAATTGCTGAACCCGCCTCAGGAACTCCATGTCCTCTCTTCTCGTCTTCGCTCGCGCTTCAAAACTGGCAGGCGTGGAGGGATTCGAACCCCCATCCCCTGGATTTGGAGTCCAGTGCTCTAGCCGTTAGAGCTACACGCCTCCGAGTCGTTTCGCTCCCTACTTCGATTCCTTGTGCGCCACGTGCTTCCGGCACCACTTGCAAAACTTCTTGATCTCCATTCGGTCGGGATGCGTCCGCCGGTTCTTGGTCGTGGAATAGTTGCGCCGCTGACAGCTCGTGCAGGCGAGGGAGATGATGTCGCGCATGACCTACTCGACGATCTCCGCCACCACGCCCGCCCCCACCGTCCGGCCCCCCTCCCGAATCGCGAACCGCAGCTCCTTCTCCATCGCCACCGGCTGGATCAACTCGATCGCCAACGTCACGTTGTCCCCCGGCATCACCATCTCCACCCCCTGCGGCAGCGTGCACACCCCCGTCACGTCCGTCGTCCGGAAGTAGAACTGCGGCCGGTACCCGTTGAAGAACGGCGTGTGCCGCCCCCCCTCGTCCTTCCCCAGCACGTACACCTCCGCCTTGAACTTCTTATAGGGCTTGATGGACGCAGGCTTGGCCAGCACTTGCCCCCGCTCGACTTCATCCTTGTCGATGCCGCGGAGCAACGCGCCAATGTTATCGCCCGCCTGCCCCTCATCCAGGAGCTTCCGGAACATCTCCACCCCCGTCACCACCGACTTCTTCGTCTCCGCCTGCATCCCCACGATCTCCACCTCTTCCCCCACCTTCACCACCCCACGCTCCACCCGCCCCGTCACCACCGTCCCCCGCCCCGTGATCGT from Candidatus Methylomirabilota bacterium encodes:
- the rplA gene encoding 50S ribosomal protein L1, which produces MPALTKRQKAASALYDGVKELGVEEAMDVLGKLPRAKFDETVDLSLRLGVDPKHADQMVRGAVVLPHGIGKSVRVAVFAKGEKEREAREAGADVVGAEDLVERVQGGWLEFDSTIATPDLMGQVGRLGKVLGPRGLMPNPKLGTVTFDIGRAVREAKAGKVEFRVDKAGNVHVPVGKRSFSKEQISANALALLEAIVRAKPAAAKGQYLRSITVSSTMSPGIKVDVQRVATLFKKPV
- the rplK gene encoding 50S ribosomal protein L11 — protein: MAKKVQAMVKLQIPAGKANPSPPVGPALGQHGVNIMEFCKGFNAQTNSQEGLILPVVVTIYQDRSFTFVVKTPPAAVLLKRAAGIAKASAVPHKDKIGKVTKAQVREIAQTKLVDLNTDSIESAMRTVEGTARSMGIEVV
- the rpmG gene encoding 50S ribosomal protein L33, producing MRDIISLACTSCQRRNYSTTKNRRTHPDRMEIKKFCKWCRKHVAHKESK
- the secE gene encoding preprotein translocase subunit SecE; protein product: MEFLRRVQQFFREVAAEFRRVTWPSRADVANSTVVVVVVVFVLAFFLGAVDIGLSRIVEKILK
- the nusG gene encoding transcription termination/antitermination protein NusG translates to MSESETTTKPKQWFVVHTYSGFENKVAQAIESRAKIFGLSEMIGRVVVPTEKVREIRKSKKIEIEQKFFPGYLLVEMELTDDTWHLVRSTPKVTGFVGSGAKPVPLPADEVDGILRQMEEGAEKPKLKSTFQKGDKVRVIEGPFVNFQGSIDDLNPERGKLKVMVAIFGRMTPVELEYYQVERL